A portion of the Syntrophaceae bacterium genome contains these proteins:
- a CDS encoding IS5 family transposase, which produces MQPKKSDRQRSFLCPDLIDQLDPRHHLLGLAKAIPWQVFEDSFRPLYAASGRPAKPVRLMVGLLILKQLENLSDERVVEIWVQNPYFQAFCGQQRFTWKLPCDPSELTYFRRRIGEDGVRKIFEVSVTLHGDKAKEEEVIVDSTVQEKNITFPTDTKLLTKIVTRCRIMAKLEDVKLRRSYQREIKKLLRTIRFKSKGRKQGEAQRAIRRLRTIAGVLIRDMRRKLSPEALEIHRQSLDLYDRVQRQQRSDTGKIYSLHEPDVSCISKGKAHKKYEFGAKASVTVTKISGIIVGALSFPDNPFDGHTLPAVLSQVESIVGKRPTMAICDRGYRGKRRIGDTRIEIPESGKGPKTEHEKRQARARFRRRAAIEPIIGHLKNDHRMLRNYLKGRIGDSVNLFMACAAFNFRKFIRILYFLCLKLLGHVFRPDVRALHVCA; this is translated from the coding sequence ATGCAGCCCAAAAAATCGGACCGTCAGCGCAGCTTCCTCTGCCCAGATCTGATCGATCAACTCGATCCTCGACACCACCTTCTGGGGTTGGCCAAGGCCATCCCGTGGCAGGTTTTTGAGGACAGCTTTCGTCCGCTTTATGCCGCATCCGGTCGCCCAGCCAAACCCGTCCGTTTGATGGTTGGGCTTCTCATCCTCAAACAGCTTGAAAACCTGAGCGATGAGCGCGTCGTCGAGATCTGGGTTCAAAACCCCTACTTCCAGGCCTTCTGCGGTCAGCAGCGCTTCACCTGGAAGCTGCCGTGCGACCCGTCCGAGTTGACCTATTTTCGGCGTCGCATCGGGGAAGACGGCGTGCGCAAAATTTTCGAAGTCTCCGTGACCCTCCATGGCGACAAGGCCAAGGAAGAGGAAGTTATCGTGGACTCCACCGTGCAGGAAAAGAACATCACCTTTCCCACGGACACTAAGCTGCTGACCAAGATCGTGACGCGTTGCCGCATCATGGCCAAACTCGAAGACGTCAAACTCCGGCGCAGCTACCAGCGTGAGATCAAGAAGCTGCTGCGGACCATTCGCTTCAAGTCAAAAGGCCGCAAACAGGGCGAGGCCCAGCGAGCTATCAGGCGTTTGCGCACTATCGCCGGCGTCCTGATCCGCGATATGAGACGAAAGCTTTCCCCGGAAGCGCTTGAGATTCACCGGCAGTCTCTTGACCTCTACGACCGCGTTCAACGCCAGCAGCGCTCCGACACGGGCAAAATTTACAGCCTCCATGAGCCAGACGTTTCCTGCATCAGCAAAGGCAAGGCTCACAAGAAGTACGAGTTCGGCGCCAAGGCATCCGTGACCGTGACCAAGATCAGCGGCATCATCGTTGGCGCATTGTCCTTCCCGGACAACCCCTTCGACGGCCATACTCTCCCCGCAGTTCTGAGCCAGGTCGAGAGTATCGTCGGCAAAAGGCCGACCATGGCGATCTGCGACCGTGGCTACCGAGGCAAGCGCAGGATCGGGGATACCCGCATCGAAATCCCTGAATCAGGCAAAGGCCCAAAAACTGAACACGAAAAGCGCCAAGCTCGGGCACGCTTTCGCCGCAGGGCCGCCATCGAACCAATCATCGGCCATCTCAAGAACGATCACAGGATGCTTCGAAACTACCTCAAAGGGCGGATCGGCGATTCCGTGAACCTGTTCATGGCCTGCGCGGCCTTCAATTTCCGGAAGTTCATCCGGATACTGTATTTTTTGTGCCTCAAATTACTTGGGCACGTTTTTCGTCCAGATGTTCGGGCGTTACACGTTTGTGCTTGA
- a CDS encoding HNH endonuclease: protein MPKTENQAPKRPKQRKTVSALTSKKLYQEADNRCPFCGVADVAVLEIHHIDGDPSNNKIENLIVVCGNCHSKITRGEISPADVHAKKMELFWTHRASPRRAEKSPRQSVSVNAASVSGSIIANTVTFGRKRSPRMQYPVDSIGADTIKKGYIDYLIKRYFDYRQADASYGSFRSFNHAEIHTTIQRKFKAKTFFIHVSRFEELCDYIKGRVDQTIQGKRNRSRGIPNYDLFEKYEAEQLRHG, encoded by the coding sequence ATGCCCAAAACAGAGAACCAAGCACCCAAGCGCCCGAAGCAGCGCAAAACGGTTTCAGCCTTGACGAGCAAGAAGCTCTACCAGGAAGCCGACAACCGCTGCCCGTTCTGCGGCGTCGCGGATGTGGCGGTGCTGGAGATTCATCATATCGACGGAGACCCCTCGAACAACAAGATCGAAAACCTGATCGTCGTGTGCGGGAACTGCCACTCCAAGATCACGCGCGGGGAGATTTCACCGGCGGATGTCCACGCCAAGAAGATGGAACTGTTCTGGACCCACAGGGCGTCACCCCGGCGGGCTGAAAAAAGCCCCAGGCAGTCGGTGAGTGTGAATGCCGCGAGTGTCAGCGGCAGCATTATCGCCAACACCGTAACCTTCGGCCGCAAACGGTCGCCCCGGATGCAATACCCGGTGGATTCCATCGGCGCGGACACCATCAAAAAGGGATACATCGACTATCTGATCAAGCGCTACTTCGATTATCGTCAGGCCGACGCCAGCTATGGCAGCTTCCGCTCCTTCAACCATGCCGAAATTCACACCACCATTCAGCGCAAGTTCAAGGCGAAGACGTTCTTCATCCATGTTTCGCGCTTTGAGGAACTCTGCGACTACATCAAGGGCCGGGTGGACCAGACTATTCAAGGCAAGCGCAACCGCTCGCGCGGCATTCCGAACTACGACTTATTTGAAAAATACGAGGCGGAGCAATTGCGGCATGGCTAA
- a CDS encoding restriction endonuclease subunit S codes for MRELLTIDLDKVPVRAGVQYPMVGVYSFGKGLFHREPVDGTTCSYKTFNRLKSEHFVMSQLFGWEGALALSSEDFSGHFVSPQFPTFLCAPELNREYLGYFTLQPVFWHDLGSRTRGMGDRRRTLNPEALFACEIPLPDRKEQDRIVAKLDALSARIDEARECYRQIEQEASTMLHSAFSRIIEGAPRLRIGDVAPLLRRPVDATVDGEYPELGVRSFGKGVFHKPTLLGAELTWQKLFRVKEGDIVISNIKAWEGAIAVAGPDDDGRVGSHRYLTLVPVEGKTTAGFLCFYLLTAKGLVDIGYASPGSADRNRTLGQKALEEIEVPIPDYGQQVWFDRLQAKVREMLMTQQDGLTELDAMLPSILDKAFKGEL; via the coding sequence TTGAGAGAATTGCTTACCATCGATCTTGACAAAGTTCCCGTTAGGGCCGGTGTTCAATACCCAATGGTTGGAGTTTACAGCTTCGGCAAAGGGCTTTTTCATCGTGAGCCAGTTGATGGAACAACTTGCAGTTACAAAACCTTCAACCGGCTCAAGTCAGAACATTTTGTGATGAGCCAGCTTTTCGGTTGGGAAGGCGCTCTTGCCTTGAGTTCGGAGGACTTCAGCGGCCATTTTGTGTCGCCTCAATTTCCGACGTTTCTTTGTGCGCCTGAGTTGAATCGTGAATACCTTGGATACTTCACACTCCAACCTGTTTTCTGGCATGACTTGGGCAGCCGAACCCGAGGAATGGGAGACCGGAGGAGAACGCTTAATCCAGAAGCTCTTTTTGCATGTGAAATCCCCCTCCCGGACCGCAAGGAACAGGACCGGATCGTGGCGAAACTCGACGCCTTGTCCGCCCGCATCGACGAAGCCCGCGAATGCTATCGCCAGATCGAACAAGAAGCCAGTACCATGCTTCACAGTGCCTTCTCACGGATCATCGAAGGCGCTCCGCGATTGCGGATTGGTGATGTAGCCCCCCTTTTAAGACGACCAGTGGACGCCACCGTTGACGGTGAGTATCCGGAATTGGGTGTTCGCTCCTTCGGCAAGGGAGTCTTTCATAAGCCCACACTTCTGGGTGCGGAGTTGACATGGCAGAAGCTTTTCCGTGTCAAGGAGGGCGACATTGTCATCAGCAACATCAAGGCATGGGAAGGAGCGATTGCTGTAGCTGGACCCGATGACGATGGACGCGTTGGCTCACATCGCTACCTCACGCTCGTTCCTGTCGAGGGCAAAACGACGGCTGGTTTTCTATGCTTCTACCTTTTAACGGCCAAAGGACTTGTAGACATCGGGTATGCTTCTCCAGGTAGCGCGGATCGCAATCGAACTCTTGGTCAAAAGGCCCTGGAAGAAATCGAGGTTCCGATCCCGGATTACGGCCAGCAGGTTTGGTTCGACCGCCTACAGGCAAAGGTGCGTGAAATGCTCATGACACAACAGGATGGCCTAACAGAACTCGACGCCATGCTTCCCTCGATTCTGGACAAGGCGTTCAAGGGAGAGCTTTAA
- a CDS encoding N-6 DNA methylase: MAKRTKKATPPKTTAERLGSVIKSCRQIMRKDKGLSGDLDRLPLLTWVMFLKFLDDLEQIEASRAKMRGTKYRPTIEPPYRWRDWAAQDNGVTGPELIAFINQEEAVRPDGTKGSGLFAYLSGLHNGPTSRKRVIASVFSRLTNRIQSGYILRDVINQVDAIHFEAQDELFTLGHLYESMLREMRDAAGDSGEFYTPRPVVRFMVEALDPHLGETILDPACGTGGFLVESFNHLGKQVKTVEDRRVLQKQSIFGGEAKPLPYLLCQMNLLLHGLEAPQIDPENSLRFPLNEIGDRDRVDVILTNPPFGGEEERGILNNFPEAKQTTETALLFLQMIMRKLKRGPKPGRAAVVVPNGTLFGDGVCGRIKEELLTAFNLHTVVRLPQGVFEPYTAIPTNLLFFDRSGPTDIIWYYELPLPEGRKKYTKTSPLQYEEFADLLKWFHAERRRETEHAWKVKARDVLAGGGNLDIKNPRGAEALEHLPPKQLAESIAEKNRRVGEIMEEIKAILSEPAASGGKVR; this comes from the coding sequence ATGGCCAAACGAACCAAGAAAGCGACCCCGCCCAAAACCACGGCCGAGCGTCTGGGCAGCGTCATCAAGTCCTGCCGGCAGATCATGCGCAAAGACAAGGGCCTGTCCGGCGACCTGGACCGGTTGCCGCTCCTGACGTGGGTCATGTTTCTCAAGTTTCTCGATGACCTGGAGCAGATCGAAGCGTCGCGCGCCAAGATGAGGGGAACGAAATACCGCCCGACCATCGAACCGCCTTACCGCTGGCGCGACTGGGCCGCTCAAGACAATGGTGTTACCGGCCCGGAGCTGATCGCCTTCATCAACCAGGAAGAGGCTGTCCGGCCCGACGGGACGAAAGGGTCGGGGCTGTTCGCTTACCTGAGCGGCCTGCACAACGGCCCCACGAGCCGCAAGCGCGTCATCGCCAGCGTTTTCAGCCGCCTGACCAACCGAATCCAGTCCGGCTACATCCTGCGCGACGTCATCAATCAGGTCGACGCGATCCATTTCGAGGCCCAGGATGAACTCTTCACCCTCGGTCACCTCTATGAATCCATGCTGCGGGAGATGCGTGACGCGGCCGGCGATTCGGGCGAGTTCTACACCCCGCGTCCGGTGGTGCGCTTCATGGTCGAGGCCCTCGACCCGCACCTTGGAGAGACGATCCTCGACCCTGCCTGCGGCACCGGCGGCTTCCTGGTGGAGTCCTTCAACCACTTGGGTAAACAGGTCAAGACCGTGGAGGACAGGCGGGTACTCCAGAAACAATCCATATTCGGCGGCGAGGCCAAGCCGCTTCCCTATCTCCTCTGTCAGATGAACCTGCTCCTGCACGGTCTCGAAGCCCCTCAAATCGATCCGGAGAACAGCCTGCGTTTCCCGCTCAACGAGATCGGCGACCGCGACCGGGTGGACGTGATCCTCACCAATCCGCCCTTCGGCGGCGAGGAGGAGCGCGGCATTCTGAACAACTTTCCTGAGGCCAAACAGACCACGGAAACCGCCCTGCTGTTTCTCCAAATGATCATGCGCAAGCTCAAGCGCGGGCCCAAGCCCGGCCGCGCGGCCGTGGTCGTGCCTAACGGCACCTTGTTCGGCGACGGGGTCTGCGGCCGGATCAAGGAGGAGTTGCTCACGGCCTTCAATCTCCATACGGTGGTGCGCCTGCCCCAGGGTGTATTCGAGCCCTACACCGCCATCCCGACCAACCTGCTTTTTTTTGACCGCTCCGGCCCCACCGATATCATCTGGTACTATGAACTGCCCCTGCCCGAGGGGCGTAAGAAATACACCAAGACAAGCCCGCTGCAATACGAGGAGTTCGCCGACCTGCTCAAATGGTTCCACGCCGAGCGCCGCCGCGAAACCGAGCACGCCTGGAAGGTCAAGGCGCGAGACGTATTGGCCGGCGGCGGTAACCTCGACATCAAGAACCCGCGCGGCGCGGAAGCCCTTGAGCACCTGCCGCCCAAACAGCTTGCCGAGAGCATCGCCGAGAAGAACCGCCGGGTCGGCGAGATCATGGAGGAGATCAAGGCCATCCTATCGGAGCCGGCTGCATCGGGGGGGAAGGTCCGATGA